The following nucleotide sequence is from Campylobacter coli 76339.
AGTTTGGAATATGAAGGCGAAGATATTGAAATAACGGCTTTAAATTCTTTATTAAGAGCAAATTTTACCGAGCTTACTTATTGTGATGGTGAAAGAAATATCAAAGATATACCCAACACAGGAGCAGCAGCGATTTTGGTCGCTAAAGAATATGAAAATTTAGTACCTAAAGATACAAAAGCTCTTATTACTCAAAGTCCGCATTTGTGCTTTGCTTTCTTAAGTAAAATTTTTGCTAAGCCTTTATTTAGCAATGCAAAAGAAAAAGTTCAAAATATAGCAAAAAGTGCAAAAATCATGCCAAATGTTTATATAGGCAATAATGTCAATATAGGTGAAAATGTTGTCATTATGGCAGGAGCTTACATAGGAGATAATGTCAGTATAGGTGAAGAGAGTGTTATCCATCCTAATGTGGTGATTTATAATGATAGTAAAATCGGTAAAAAATGCCATCTACTTGCAAATTGTGTAATAGGAAGCGATGGGTTTGGTTATGCGCACAATAAAAATGGAGAGCATTATAAAATTTATCACAATGGTAATGTTATCTTAGAAGATTTTGTTGAAATAGGAGCTTGCACAACAATAGATAGAGCAGTGTTTGATAGTACTATCATCAAAGCAGGAACAAAAGTAGATAATCTTGTCCAAATAGGACACAATTGTGATATAGGGCAAAATTGTATCATCGTTGCACAAACTGGAATTTCAGGTTCAAGTGAGCTTGGGCGCAATGTGGTTATGGGTGGACAAAGTGCAACAAGTGGACATTTAAGAATAGGGGATTTTAGTACCATTGCAGCTCGTGGTGGTGTGAGTAAAAATCTTGAAGGTGGCAGAGTTTATGGAGGTTTTCCTATAATGCTCCAAAAAGATTGGCTTAAACTTCAAGCAAAAATTGCTATGAAATTTAAAGAATAAATTTATAAAATAAGCATAGCATCGCCATAAGAGTAAAAACGGTATTTTTCTTTTATGGCAATATCATAAAGTTTAAGACAATTTTGTCTACCTATAAATGCTGAAACTAGCATAATCAGAGTTGATTTTGGTAGATGAAAATTAGTTAAAAGATAGTCTTGTCTTAGGGGTGGATTGTGAGGGTGCAAAAAAAGATCACAAAAACCTTGACTTTGTTTAGTTCTTGCGTAGTATTCTATAGTCCTTGTTACTGTAGTGCCTATGCCTAAAATCTTTTTTTGAGAATCAATCACTTCACATGCTTTTTTAGGAATATCAAAAAATTCGCTATGCATTTTGTGATTTTCTAAATTTTCACATTCTACACTTTTAAAAGTGCCTGCGCCAACATGCAAGGTTAAATGATAAATTTCATGTCGTTTTTTTAAATTCTCAAGCATATTTTCGCTAAAATGCAAACTAGCCGTAGGGGCTGCCACTGCTCCTAAATTTTTAGCAAAAATACTTTGATAATCTTCTAAATCACTTTTTTCATCACTTCTTTTGATATAGGGAGGTAAAGGCACATGTCCTATTGTATCAAGGAGTTCATAAAGCTTGAAGGTGTTTAAAACTTCATTATTTTGAAAAAATTGTACTTTGCGCAAACCATCATCTAAAAGCTCCACAACTTGAGCTTTTAGATTTTGTTCAAAAGATAAAATTTCATCTTTTTTAACGCGCCCTTTAATTTGTGCTAAAAAAAGTGAATCTTGCGAACCCAAACAGGGCTGATGTAAAAAAAGTTCTATTTTTCCACCGCTTGATTTGTTCCCATAAATTCTTGCTTTAATGACTTTAGTATCATTAAAAAAGAGAGCACAATCGGGTAAGAAATCTTGTAAATTCTTAAAAGTAGTGTGAGAAATTTGGTTATTCTTTCGTTCAAAAACTAAGAGTTTGGCATCTTCTTTAGGATGCACAGGATAAGTGGCTATAAGTTCATTGGGTAAGGTATAGTCATAGCTTGAAAGAAGTAAATCTTTCATTTATCGCTTTCTTCTTTTTCTTCATCTTTTGGAGCAGGATTTACTTTTTGAACGATTAAAATAGAAAGTCCATAAAGTCCACAAAGCGGTCCAGCCATTAAAAATTGAGATAAGACATCAGGAGGAGTCATAAAAGCTGAAAATACAAAGATAGCTAAAATAGCTATGCGAAAATGGCGCTTTAAGAAACTATCATCAATAAGTCCAATTTTGGCAAAGAAGAAAGCTATAACAGGCATTTCAAAAGCCAAGCCAAAAGCAACAACTACTTTTGTAAAAAAGTCCACATAAGTTCCTATGGTGATTACAGGATTAAAATCTTCACTTAAACCAAAATTGATTAAAAATTTAAAAGCTAAAGGCACTACAATAAAATAGCAAAAGCAAGCCCCTAGAGCAAACATAATGCTTGCAAAGCTTACAAAAGGTACCACAAGGCGTTTTTCGTTATCATAAAGACCTGGAGCTACAAATTTCCAAAACTGCCAAAAAATAACAGGTAAGGAAAAGATAAAAGCAGCAAAAAAACTTACCTTCATAGCTGTAAATAAAGCCTCTTGAACTTCGATAACATTTACATGTTTAGCTACTTCAGGTAAAGCCTGAATAAGAGGTGCTTTTAATACATCTAAGATATAGCTACGAAAAGCAAAACATACTATAAACATTACAATCACGCAAGCAACGCTAATAAAAAGACGCTTTCTAAGTTCTATTAAATGGGGTCTTAATTCTTCAAACATTTATTTTTCTACTTTTTCTTGATTTTCAAATGGATTGAGTTTAGGTTTTTGATTTTCATTTGGATTTTGTTCGTTTGGACTAGGGGTGGAATTTTCTCTGCTATCAAAAGTCAAATCCACCTTGGTTTTATCTAAAATATCTCTTTTTAAATCATCAAATTCTTCAAAACTAAGTTTTTTACGGATATTTTCATTTGTGCTTGAAAATTCATCTTTATATTTTTTAGCTTCTTCTTTTAAATCATTGATACGAATTTCTTTTTCTATGCTTGATTTTGCATCGTCGATATTGCGTTTTAAAGCCTTTAAAATTTTTGCTATTTGTACTATAGCTTCAGGAAGTTTATCAGGTCCTAAAACTAAAATTGCTACTATTAAAATTACAATAATTTCACCAAAACTCATAAATAATACTCTTAAAAAATTGAAATTTTATGTAAGAAATATTTTACTTAAAAAAGTTGAATTTAAGATGAGAGATACAAGGCAAGCTCATCGCTAATTAAAAAATTAAGATTATAGTAACGCCCTTTCTCAAATTTAAGCTTTTTTTCTTTTACAAGTAAATTAGCTTTTTCTTTTTGAATTTCACTTAATTTGCATTCTTCAATACCCACTATACTTCTTAGTCCTAAAAATAAATGTTCTAAATTTAAATCTTCTTGATTTAGTTTTTCAACATCTCTAAAGATAGGATTTTGAAGATAGGATTTTAAATTTTTAGCCGTATAAAAACGCTCATTTTTATAACAACTTACCGCACTCAAACCACAACCTAGATAATCCAAACCCTTCCAGTAGGCTAAATTGTGTTTGCAAATTTGGGCATTATTTTTGGCAAAATTGCTGATTTCGTATTGCAAAAATCCAAGATTTTGAAGTTCTTGGATGAAAAATTTCATTAAATAGGGTGCATTTTTTTTAAAATGATTCTTTTTTGCAAAAGCACTCAGTGGTTCTATGGTAAGATTATAAGCGCTTAGATGAGTGATTAAATTTTTAACTTGTTTTAATTGCTCAAGTTCAAATTGAAGCATTTTTTTATCATCTAATTTTGTATCATAAATCAGGTCTAAATTAATCTTTTTAAATCCCAATTTGTTCACATTTTCTAATGCTTTAAAAATCATTTTTTGATCATGAATTCTTCCTAAAAATTCTAGTTTTTTAGGATGAAAGCTTTGCGCTCCAAAAGAGATACGATTAAGGCCTAAATTTTTCATTGTTTTAAGCCAGTCTATATCGGCTGAATTGGGATTGGCCTCGCTTGAAAATTCTATATTTTTACTTAAAAAAGGTTCTATAAGTGTTAAAATCATCTCAAAATTTTTTGCATTAACAGCACTTGGAGTGCCTCCTCCTATAAAGAGGGTTTTAATGCTATTTTTTTTAATATTGAATTTTTGCAAATGAAAGGAAATATCTTTACACAAAGCTTCAAAATACTTATTTTCATAATCATGTTTTTTTAGACTTGTAAAAGCACAATAATGACATTTGCTTTCGCAAAAAGGGATGTGAATATATAAATGCATAAAAACCTTAAATTTTATAATGTTATTTTTTTATTTTAATGAAAATTTGATTTCATTTAGGTTAAAATTGTAAGCTTAAAATTGAAGGAAAAAAGTGGAAAAAGAAAAAAAGTATAGACCTAATGTCGCTGCTATTGTTTTATCAAGTGCTTATCCTTTTGAGTGTAAGCTTTTTATAGCCAAAAGAAGCGATATGGATAATATTTGGCAGTTTCCACAAGGTGGTATCGATGAGGGAGAAGATCCTAAAAGCGCTGTATTAAGAGAGCTTAAAGAAGAGATTGGCACAGATGAAGTGGAAATCATAGCTGAGCATCCTGAATGGTTGAGTTATGACTTTCCAGAAAAGGTTGCAAAAAAAATGTATCCTTACGATGGGCAAAGCCAAAAATATTTTTTAGTGCGATTGAAACACGGTGCTAAAATCAATATTAATACAAAACATCCTGAATTTGATGCTTATCAATTTGTTGGGGTAAAACAAGTGTTTGAAACCATAAATCATTTCAAGAGAAATATTTATGTTAAAGTTATTAAATATTTTGAAGAGAAAGGTTATATTTAATGCTTATAGTTCAAAAATATGGCGGAACAAGCGTTGGCACTTTAGAACGCATTGACGCAGTGGCAGAGCGTGTTATAAAAAGTGCAAAAGAGGGACATCAGCTTGTGGTTGTAGTTTCAGCGATGAGTGGAGTTACAAATACTTTAATAGAGCAAGCAGAATACTTTAGCAAAAATCCTAATGGCAAAGATATGGATATGCTTTTAAGCAGTGGAGAGCGTGTAACGAGTGCTTTGCTTTCTATTGCACTGAACGAAAGAGGATACCCTTCTCTTGCTTTTTCAGGGAGAAAGGCAGGCATTGTTACAGATAGCGTTTCTACAAAGGCTAGAATTTCTTATATTGATACTCAAGAAATTACCAAGGCTTTAAACGAAGGAAAGATAGTTATTGTAGCGGGATTTCAAGGAGTTGATAAAGAGGGTAATGTTACAACTTTAGGGCGCGGTGGAAGTGATTTGAGTGCAGTTGCTGTTGCAGGAGCTCTTAAAGCGGATTTGTGTGAAATTTATACTGATGTGGATGGAGTTTATACTACAGATCCAAGAATCGAGCCAAAAGCAAAAAAACTTGATAAAATTTCTTATGAAGAAATGCTTGAGCTTGCTAGTTTGGGAGCTAAGGTTTTGCAAAATCGATCGGTTGAACTTGCAAAAAAATTGAATGTAAAATTAGTCACTAGAAGTAGTTTTAATGATAATGAGGGTACGATGATAACAAAAGAAGATGGAATGGAACAAGCTTTAGTTAGTGGTATTGCTTTAGATAAAAATCAAGCAAGAGTAACTTTAAGAAATATAGAAGATAAACCAGGAATCGCAGCTGAAATTTTTTCTGTTTTAGCGGATGAAAATATCAATGTAGATATGATTATACAAAATGTCGGAGTAGATGGGACTACAAATTTAGGATTTACTGTGCCTCAAAATGAGCTTGATTTGGCAAAAAATGCTATGCAAAAAATTTTAAGCTCTAAAACAACTATAGAAAGCGATAGCGCTGTGGTTAAAGTTTCTATAGTGGGCGTAGGCATGAAATCACATTCAGGTGTAGCAAGTAAAGCCTTTAAAGCCTTGGCAGATGAGGGTATTAATATAGGTATGATTTCTACAAGCGAGATTAAAATTTCAATGATTGTGCATGAAAAATATGGCGAGCTTGCAGTAAGAGCCTTGCATGAGTGTTATGGGCTTGATAAATAAATGAGCGATTTTTTAAGTTTTACGCTTGAAAATATCCGCAATGGCGGAACATTTATGGCTTGGATGGAGTCTCGTCGTTTAGAATGGGCTCCTTTAATGGCCGCAAGATTAAAATACCTTTTAGAGGGGCGAACCTTTGTTTTAATGTGTGATGAACAAAGGGCTTGGTATGAAGAATACTTTTTAGCAAATATAAATTCCAAAACTACTCGCCCCATGCTTCCTTTTGTGTCTTTAAAATCTTTATGTAAAAAAAAGATACAAAATATCGAAGATATAGCCTTGCTTAATGATTTGCTTGATATTTCGTTTCCTAATGGCTTTATTTATTTTTATATAGGAAGTGCAAGTGATAAGAAATCATTAATCGCTAAATCACGCGACGATAGTCTTTTATGGCTTTTTGATGAGCAATTGCAAGATAGTTTTTATTTGAATTCCAAAGATAAAGATTTGGATGTTAAACTCATCACTCTTTATAAACTTTTTGATACGAGTTTGGATGCGATTTTATTTTCCAAAGTGAGTCTTTAGTGTTTGTAAGTAAAATTATCATCACTGATGATTTTGATGGTATTAGAGCTGAGCTTTTAAAACAATTTCATCCTAATTCTTTGCGTTTTATACCTAAAGAAGTTGCAAGCGAGTTTTTAATCGATGATGCTAAAGCGATTGAAAAGGAAAGTTATATCGCAGAAACAAGTGAAAAAATCATTGTTTTAATGGCGAATTCTTTTAGGATAGAAGCTCAAAATTTTTTACTTAAGCTTCTTGAAGAACCGCCAAAAAATATCAAATTTCTTATCGTAGTTCCTTCTAAAAATTTACTTTTGCCCACTATAAAATCGCGTCTTATTTGTGAAAAACGCAACAAAATAAAGGCTAAAAATACTTTAAATTTAGAACTTAATAAAATGGATTTAAAGACTTTGTTTGAGTTTTTACAAGAAAATGAAAATTTAGATAAAGCAGAATTAATGGAAAAAATTGCACTGATTGCAGAAGAAAGTGTTAAATTTAAAGATTTTAATGCCGATGAGCTTGAATTTTTTTATGAAAGCTATGAGCTTGCAAAGTTAAATTCCAAAAGCTCTTTGATACTGGCTACGCTTTTATTAAACTATTATACAAAGAATGAAAAATGAAATTTTTTAAAATCAATCCAAACACTGATTTTAACGTGCTTTGCTCTTTTATAAATCCTCATAAAATGGGGCAAAAAATTATGAGTGAAAAAACTCAAATTCATTTTGTTTTGATTAAAGATATAACTACTCCTGCGGCAAATATTTTAAAACAAGATGCCTTAAGGGTGGGAGCTGAGCTTATAACACACAAGGAAGTTATCACTGCTAAAATCGCGCATTCCAATGCGCTTTTAATGGCTACAAAAGAACAAATTCAAAAACTTATAAACAAAGAAAAGCTTCAAGACTTTGGACTTAAAAATTTAGCTAGATTTTTAGAAAATGATTTTTCAAAATCAAAGCAAGTAGAGCTTATGGCAGTTATAAATGTCAATGAAGATAGTTTTAATGCTGATTCTAGGGTGGGTTATAAAGATTTTGAAGAAAGAATAAATAAAATTTTAGCTTTAAATCCTGAGTATATTGATATAGGAGCGGTAAGTTCTAGGCCAAAAAGCGTATATTGTGGCAAGGAAGAAGAGTTTAGAAGACTTAAAAATGTGCTGGATTTAATTTATGATAAAAATTATTATGAAAAAGCCATTTTTAGTTTGGATAGTTTTGATGAATATTGCTTAGAATACGCTTTAAACAAGGGCTTTAAATTTATTAATGATATTAGTAGTTTAAGAAATCTTAATTTAGCCAAACTTGCAAGTAAATACAATGCAAAATACTGCCTTATGCATATGCAAAATGACCCTTTAACCATGCAAGATGATCCAAGATATGATGATTTGCTTGATGAAATGAGTAGTTTTTTTAAAGAAAAACTTGAAATTTTAGATGCTTTAGGAGTGAAAGAAAGTATTTTAGATGTGGGAATTGGCTTTGGTAAAAGTGCAGAACATAATATGATTTTAATCAAGCATTTAGAACATTTCTTGCAATTTAAAAAGCCCTTGCTTGTAGGAGCAAGTCGTAAAAGCGTGATCAATGCGTATTATGAAAGTGAAGTTAAAGATCGCTTAGCGGGGACTTTGTATTTGCATTTAAAGGCTTTTGAAAATGGTGCGAGCATTATAAGGGTGCATGATTTATACGAGCATAAACAGCTTTTTGCAATGGCAAATGCGATGCAAAGCATAGGAGTTTAAATGACAAAAAAAGAGTACTTAGAAAAAGTTGCCTTGGCTGCTTCTTGGATGAGGGCGTATTATGAAAAGGATGAGCCTTTAGCAAGTGATGCAGAATACGATGCTTTGATTAGAGAATTAAGAGCTTTTGAAGAGCAAAATGAAAATGAAATTTCTCCTGATTCTCCTACGCAAAAAATAGCCCCTGCTATACAAAGCGAATTTAAAAAACTTTCTCATTTAAGTCGTATGTGGTCGATGGAAGATGTTTTTGATGAGAGCGAGCTTAGAGCATGGGCAAAGCGTGCAAGATGTGAAGGGAATTTTTTTATAGAGCCTAAATTTGACGGAGCAAGCTTAAATTTGCTTTATGATAATGGTAGACTAATAAGCGGTGCGACAAGAGGAGATGGGGAAATAGGCGAGGATATCACACTTAATGTGCTTGAAATCGACAATATCCCAAAAACTATAAACTATAAAGAAAAGATAGAAATTCGCGGCGAAGTGGTGATTTTAAAAGATGATTTTGAAAAAATCAATGAAAAAAGAGCCCGTTTAAACCAAAGCTTGTTTGCCAATCCACGAAATGCCGCAAGTGGGAGTTTAAGACAACTTGACACAAGCATCACAAGAGAAAGAAATTTGAAATTCTATCCTTGGGGGGTAGGGCAAAACTCACTTGAATTTGGTAAACACAGCGAGATTATGAGTTTTATAAGAGAGCTTGGTTTTTTAAAAGATGACTTTGTAAAGCTTTGTGCAAATTTAGATGAGGTTTTAAAAGCTTATAACGAGCTTTTAAGCCTAAGAGATAAAAAGCCTATGATGATGGATGGAATGGTAGTAAGAGTAGATGACCTTGCACTTTGTAAAGAGCTAGGTCATACTGTGAAATTTCCAAAATTTATGGCAGCTTTTAAATTTCCAGCTTTAGAAAAAACTACGCGTTTAATAGGGGTAAATTTGCAGGTTGGAAGAAGCGGGGTTATCACTCCTGTGGCGGTTTTAGAGCCTGTAAATTTGGATGGAGTTATCGTAAAATCTGCCACACTTCATAATTTTGATGAAATTGCAAGACTTGATGCAAAGATCAATGATTTTGTAAGCGTGATAAGAAGTGGTGATGTGATACCAAAAATCACTAAAGTTTTTAAAGAGCGTAGAGATGGCTTAGAGCTTGATATAGCTAGACCTCAGTTTTGCCCTACTTGCAAAAGCGAACTTTTAGATGAGGGAACTTTGATCAAATGTCAAAATATTGATTGTGAAGATAGGCTTGTAAATTCTATCATTCATTTTGTTTCTAAAAAATGTTTAAATATCGACGGACTTGGAGAAAGTATAGTCGAACTTTTATTTAAAGAGAAAAAAATAACCACCCTTGAGAGTATTTTTCATCTCAAATTTAGTGATTTTGAAGGCTTGGAAGGTTTTAAAGAAAAAAAGATCAATAATATTTTAAATGCTATTGAGCAAGCAAGGGATTGTGAGCTTTTTCGTTTTATCACTGCTTTGGGGATCGAGCATATTGGAGAAGTAGCTGCTAAAAAGCTAGCTTTAAGTTTTGGTAAAGAATGGCACAAACAAAGTTTGGAAGCTTATACAAATTTAGAAGGTTTTGGTGAGCAAATGGCTCTTTCTTTGTGTGAGTTTTCTCGTGTAAATAGCGCAAGAATTGATGAGTTTTATAAGCTTTTAAATTTAAAAGAGCAAAAAGTACAAATTCAAGAAGATAGTGTT
It contains:
- a CDS encoding UDP-3-O-[3-hydroxymyristoyl] glucosamine N-acyltransferase, whose protein sequence is MRLKEIAEFLSLEYEGEDIEITALNSLLRANFTELTYCDGERNIKDIPNTGAAAILVAKEYENLVPKDTKALITQSPHLCFAFLSKIFAKPLFSNAKEKVQNIAKSAKIMPNVYIGNNVNIGENVVIMAGAYIGDNVSIGEESVIHPNVVIYNDSKIGKKCHLLANCVIGSDGFGYAHNKNGEHYKIYHNGNVILEDFVEIGACTTIDRAVFDSTIIKAGTKVDNLVQIGHNCDIGQNCIIVAQTGISGSSELGRNVVMGGQSATSGHLRIGDFSTIAARGGVSKNLEGGRVYGGFPIMLQKDWLKLQAKIAMKFKE
- a CDS encoding S-adenosylmethionine:tRNA ribosyltransferase-isomerase, with translation MKDLLLSSYDYTLPNELIATYPVHPKEDAKLLVFERKNNQISHTTFKNLQDFLPDCALFFNDTKVIKARIYGNKSSGGKIELFLHQPCLGSQDSLFLAQIKGRVKKDEILSFEQNLKAQVVELLDDGLRKVQFFQNNEVLNTFKLYELLDTIGHVPLPPYIKRSDEKSDLEDYQSIFAKNLGAVAAPTASLHFSENMLENLKKRHEIYHLTLHVGAGTFKSVECENLENHKMHSEFFDIPKKACEVIDSQKKILGIGTTVTRTIEYYARTKQSQGFCDLFLHPHNPPLRQDYLLTNFHLPKSTLIMLVSAFIGRQNCLKLYDIAIKEKYRFYSYGDAMLIL
- a CDS encoding Twin-arginine translocation protein TatC, with protein sequence MFEELRPHLIELRKRLFISVACVIVMFIVCFAFRSYILDVLKAPLIQALPEVAKHVNVIEVQEALFTAMKVSFFAAFIFSLPVIFWQFWKFVAPGLYDNEKRLVVPFVSFASIMFALGACFCYFIVVPLAFKFLINFGLSEDFNPVITIGTYVDFFTKVVVAFGLAFEMPVIAFFFAKIGLIDDSFLKRHFRIAILAIFVFSAFMTPPDVLSQFLMAGPLCGLYGLSILIVQKVNPAPKDEEKEESDK
- a CDS encoding Twin-arginine translocation protein TatB, with product MSFGEIIVILIVAILVLGPDKLPEAIVQIAKILKALKRNIDDAKSSIEKEIRINDLKEEAKKYKDEFSSTNENIRKKLSFEEFDDLKRDILDKTKVDLTFDSRENSTPSPNEQNPNENQKPKLNPFENQEKVEK
- a CDS encoding Putative coproporphyrinogen III oxidase of BS HemN-type, oxygen-independent , in heat shock gene cluster encodes the protein MHLYIHIPFCESKCHYCAFTSLKKHDYENKYFEALCKDISFHLQKFNIKKNSIKTLFIGGGTPSAVNAKNFEMILTLIEPFLSKNIEFSSEANPNSADIDWLKTMKNLGLNRISFGAQSFHPKKLEFLGRIHDQKMIFKALENVNKLGFKKINLDLIYDTKLDDKKMLQFELEQLKQVKNLITHLSAYNLTIEPLSAFAKKNHFKKNAPYLMKFFIQELQNLGFLQYEISNFAKNNAQICKHNLAYWKGLDYLGCGLSAVSCYKNERFYTAKNLKSYLQNPIFRDVEKLNQEDLNLEHLFLGLRSIVGIEECKLSEIQKEKANLLVKEKKLKFEKGRYYNLNFLISDELALYLSS
- a CDS encoding Adenosine (5')-pentaphospho-(5'')-adenosine pyrophosphohydrolase; the protein is MEKEKKYRPNVAAIVLSSAYPFECKLFIAKRSDMDNIWQFPQGGIDEGEDPKSAVLRELKEEIGTDEVEIIAEHPEWLSYDFPEKVAKKMYPYDGQSQKYFLVRLKHGAKININTKHPEFDAYQFVGVKQVFETINHFKRNIYVKVIKYFEEKGYI
- a CDS encoding Aspartokinase, which gives rise to MLIVQKYGGTSVGTLERIDAVAERVIKSAKEGHQLVVVVSAMSGVTNTLIEQAEYFSKNPNGKDMDMLLSSGERVTSALLSIALNERGYPSLAFSGRKAGIVTDSVSTKARISYIDTQEITKALNEGKIVIVAGFQGVDKEGNVTTLGRGGSDLSAVAVAGALKADLCEIYTDVDGVYTTDPRIEPKAKKLDKISYEEMLELASLGAKVLQNRSVELAKKLNVKLVTRSSFNDNEGTMITKEDGMEQALVSGIALDKNQARVTLRNIEDKPGIAAEIFSVLADENINVDMIIQNVGVDGTTNLGFTVPQNELDLAKNAMQKILSSKTTIESDSAVVKVSIVGVGMKSHSGVASKAFKALADEGINIGMISTSEIKISMIVHEKYGELAVRALHECYGLDK
- a CDS encoding DNA poymerase III subunit delta'; translation: MFVSKIIITDDFDGIRAELLKQFHPNSLRFIPKEVASEFLIDDAKAIEKESYIAETSEKIIVLMANSFRIEAQNFLLKLLEEPPKNIKFLIVVPSKNLLLPTIKSRLICEKRNKIKAKNTLNLELNKMDLKTLFEFLQENENLDKAELMEKIALIAEESVKFKDFNADELEFFYESYELAKLNSKSSLILATLLLNYYTKNEK
- a CDS encoding Alternative dihydrofolate reductase 2 / Dihydropteroate synthase, with protein sequence MKFFKINPNTDFNVLCSFINPHKMGQKIMSEKTQIHFVLIKDITTPAANILKQDALRVGAELITHKEVITAKIAHSNALLMATKEQIQKLINKEKLQDFGLKNLARFLENDFSKSKQVELMAVINVNEDSFNADSRVGYKDFEERINKILALNPEYIDIGAVSSRPKSVYCGKEEEFRRLKNVLDLIYDKNYYEKAIFSLDSFDEYCLEYALNKGFKFINDISSLRNLNLAKLASKYNAKYCLMHMQNDPLTMQDDPRYDDLLDEMSSFFKEKLEILDALGVKESILDVGIGFGKSAEHNMILIKHLEHFLQFKKPLLVGASRKSVINAYYESEVKDRLAGTLYLHLKAFENGASIIRVHDLYEHKQLFAMANAMQSIGV
- a CDS encoding DNA ligase, translating into MTKKEYLEKVALAASWMRAYYEKDEPLASDAEYDALIRELRAFEEQNENEISPDSPTQKIAPAIQSEFKKLSHLSRMWSMEDVFDESELRAWAKRARCEGNFFIEPKFDGASLNLLYDNGRLISGATRGDGEIGEDITLNVLEIDNIPKTINYKEKIEIRGEVVILKDDFEKINEKRARLNQSLFANPRNAASGSLRQLDTSITRERNLKFYPWGVGQNSLEFGKHSEIMSFIRELGFLKDDFVKLCANLDEVLKAYNELLSLRDKKPMMMDGMVVRVDDLALCKELGHTVKFPKFMAAFKFPALEKTTRLIGVNLQVGRSGVITPVAVLEPVNLDGVIVKSATLHNFDEIARLDAKINDFVSVIRSGDVIPKITKVFKERRDGLELDIARPQFCPTCKSELLDEGTLIKCQNIDCEDRLVNSIIHFVSKKCLNIDGLGESIVELLFKEKKITTLESIFHLKFSDFEGLEGFKEKKINNILNAIEQARDCELFRFITALGIEHIGEVAAKKLALSFGKEWHKQSLEAYTNLEGFGEQMALSLCEFSRVNSARIDEFYKLLNLKEQKVQIQEDSVIFGKTFVITGALSRPRDEFKNLIESLGGKVSGSVSKKTDYVLFGQEAGSKLDKAQELGVKCIDENEFNELIEK